From Triticum urartu cultivar G1812 chromosome 2, Tu2.1, whole genome shotgun sequence, a single genomic window includes:
- the LOC125535551 gene encoding nicotianamine synthase 9, translating into MGVEGCCNKKVMEEEALVKKITGLAAAIGELPSLSPSPAVNALFTELVTSCIPASTVDVDALGPEAQEMRARLIRLCADAEGHLEAHYSDLLAAHDNPLDHLTLFPYFNNYIKLSQLEHGLLARHVPGPAPARVAFLGSGPLPLSSLVLAARHLPDASFDNYDISGEANERASRLVRNDADAGARMAFRTADVADVTTELAGYDVVFLAALVGMAAEEKARLVEHLGRHMAPGAALVVRSAHGARGFLYPVVDPEEIRRGGFEVLTVHHPEDEVINSVIIARKAAAPAAVAADGDVPVNNGGMPAQCAVAVSRPCLGCACELGTRAHQKMKEMAMEEMEA; encoded by the coding sequence ATGGGCGTGGAGGGCTGCTGCAACAAGAAGGTGATGGAGGAGGAGGCCCTGGTGAAGAAGATCACCGGCCTCGCCGCGGCCATCGGCGAGCTGCCCTCGCTGAGCCCCTCGCCGGCGGTGAACGCGCTCTTCACCGAGCTGGTGACGTCCTGCATCCCGGCGAGCACCGTCGACGTGGACGCGCTGGGCCCGGAGGCGCAGGAGATGCGCGCCCGCCTCATCCGCCTCTGCGCCGACGCCGAGGGCCACCTGGAGGCGCACTACTCCGACCTCCTCGCCGCGCACGACAACCCGCTCGACCACCTCACCCTCTTCCCCTACTTCAACAACTACATCAAGCTCAGCCAGCTGGAGCACGGCCTCCTCGCCCGCCACGTCCCGGGCCCCGCCCCGGCCCGCGTCGCCTTCCTCGGCTCCGGCCCGCTGCCGCTCAGCTCCCTCGTGCTCGCCGCGCGCCACCTCCCCGACGCCTCCTTCGACAACTACGACATCTCCGGCGAGGCCAACGAGCGCGCCAGCCGGCTGGTCCGCAACGACGCCGACGCCGGCGCGCGCATGGCGTTCCGCACCGCGGACGTGGCCGACGTGACGACGGAGCTGGCGGGGTACGACGTGGTGTTCCTGGCGGCGCTGGTGGGCATggcggccgaggagaaggcgcgcctGGTGGAGCACCTCGGGAGGCACATGGCCCCCGGCGCGGCGCTCGTGGTGCGGAGCGCGCACGGCGCGCGCGGCTTCCTGTACCCGGTGGTGGACCCCGAGGAGATCCGGCGAGGCGGGTTCGAGGTGCTCACCGTGCACCACCCGGAGGACGAGGTGATCAACTCCGTCATCATCGCGCGCAAGGCGGCGGCGCCAGCAGCAGTTGCCGCAGACGGCGACGTGCCGGTGAACAACGGCGGCATGCCGGCCCAGTGCGCGGTGGCGGTGAGCAGACCGTGCCTCGGCTGCGCCTGCGAGCTGGGGACGAGGGCGCACCAGAAGATGAAGGAGATGGCCATGGAGGAGATGGAGGCGTAG